The window GAGACGGGCCGGTACATCCGCCCGTGGGACCGGCGGCCGACCCGACCGTGCCGAACTCTGCCGCGCCTACGGCCCCGGGTGCCGTGCGACCACCGGCCCTCGCACCAACTACCGATGCCGCGCTGCCGATCCGGTCGCAGTCAACCTGACATTCGTCAGGACCGGTCGCCCGCTTCTCTTCCTAGGGTTCGAGTTCAACGACTCCACGGAGGAGTAGGAAAACCATGCGCAGACTTCTTCGCGGCGCCGCCGCACTCGCCCTCGCGACCGCGGCCCTGACGGCGGTGGGCACGACGGAGGCCCAGGCGGCGAACGAGTGGGCCGGCTGCCCGTACGGCGCCGTGTGCGTCTACCCGCAGAACCAGAACCCCGCCGTCAGCCCCAGCCACATCTACTGGACGTACGGCACGCACAATCTCCACAACCAGTACGGCAACCACTGGGTTCTCAACAACCAGTACGACGGTGCGCTCGCGATGCTGTGCTACAGCAGCGGGACGGACTGCACGGCCGACATGCTCGCCGAGGGAACGGGCGTCTACGCCGACCTCACGCCGATCAACTCGATCTTCCTCAGGCCGCATCTGAACTGACCCGGCCTGCACCGTCCGCCGCTCGAAACCCGGCCGGTGCGGTCCCGCCAGTCGTCGGGGCCGCGCCGTTCCTCCAGGGGGAGACACCCACCATGCACCGCACCGCGCGCCTTCGCGGAACGGCCGGACACGTGTGGAGAACACTTCTCGCGTCCGCCGCCGCACTTCTGATCCTGACCTCCGGCGCGGCGGCCACACCGGCCACCGCCGCCGCCCAGGCACCCGCCGCCGCCCAGATCCCCGACGGCGTCACCGCCGGGGTCGCCGTCTTCGACCGGCAGACGGGAACCTTCACCGAACAGGTCAACGCCTCCGCGCAGTTCAGGTCCGCCTCCGTCGTCAAGCTGCTGCTGACCCTGGACTTCCTGTGGAACCGCGGGCCGTCCTACTCGATCCCGGCCGCCGACCGGGCCCGTCTGGAGCCCATGCTGCGCAGCAGCGACGACAACGCCGCCAATTACTACTGGTCCAACTACGGCGGTTCGGCGATCATCACCCGGATGGTCCGCGAGCTCGGCCTGACCGACACCGCCCCGCCGCCCGCCGGCTACGAGGGCTACTGGGGCTACACCGCCCTGTCGGCCCGCGACACCGTGAAGATCTACCGCTACCTCCTGGACACGGCACCGGCCCCGGTGCGCGACTTCGTCATGGGCAACCTGCGCCAGTCCACGCGCTGCGCCTCGGACGACTTCGACCAGCACTTCGGCATCGCCGGGGCGTTCGACCGCCCCTGGGCCGTGAAGCAGGGCTGGGCGGGCTCCTCGTACCCGGAGGGCACGTGCGGCACGCCGGACTCGGCCGCCGCCACGCGTGCGACCACCGGCGCGCGGACCGCCGCCGCTCCGGAGAACCGCGCCGCCGATGCCGTGAACCTCACCCGCCCGGCGCTGCACACCACCGGCACCGTGGGCGCGGGCGACCGTACGATCGTGGCGGTCCTGACGCTCCATCCGGACGGCACCTCGTACGGCAAGGCCTACACCGACATCGGCCGGCTGACCCGCTCCCTGAACGTGCCCGGCGGGGTACGGCCGACGGGCAAGTGGTACGGCACCTGGAGCGAGCACGTGAACGTCCGCCGGGACCCGTCCACGGCCAACCCGCCCATGACCCAACTGCCCGCAGGGGTCGAGGTGTTGGTGGGCTGCCAGAAGAAGGGCCAGACCGTCAGCGTGCCGCCCTACAACAACGAGTGGTGGGCGTATCTGCCCCAGTACGGCGGCTACATCTCCAACATCTACATCAGCTCGCCCGACAACCGGCTGCCGGACGTGCCGGACTGCGCCGGGTCGTGACCGAGGCGTGAGCCGTCGAGCCGGGTCCCCTTCGCCTGCCGGGGGCCCGGCTCACCGTTCGTGGTCGGCGAGAAGTCACCGTTCGTAGTCGGCGAGATAGCGCATCACCTTGTCCACGTGCGGCCTCACGCGCTCCGGGACACCGCGCTCCTCGATGATCGTGCGGTCACTCGTGCGGTAGCCGGCCACGACCAGCTTGACGAGGTCCTTCTCCGGCAGCCCGGCCTCCTTGAAACGCTGGTCGAGCCAGCACACGTACAGGCTCATCGTCGAGATCGCGTCGGGCGGCGACATGTGGTCCTTGTCGCCGTCGCCGTCGCCGTCCACGGCCCAGGCCCGGAACACCGAGGGCGTCCACATCGCGATGCCGAACTCCTCGGAGGCCGGGCGGGCCGCCTTGGCGTCGAACCCGCTCTCCGCCTTGAGCATGGCCGCGAGCACGATGGGGGTGATCTCCTTGTCGGTGCAGCGGTGCGCGGCCTTCACGATGACCGGGCGCAGTGCCGCCGGCACGTCGGAGTCCGGCGGGATCTCTCCCGCGGCCACCGCAACCGGGCTGCCCGTCACGGTGGGCTTGGCGGACGTGCCGGAGCCACCGGCGTCGTCCTCCCCGTCGTCACCCCGCAGCAGGAGCACACCGGTCACGGCGACGGCCCCCGCCAGGACGCCCGCGACGACCGGCACCAGCCGCCGGCGACGGCGGGGCGCGCCGGAGAGCTCGTCGACGCGGGCCTTGAGGACGTCGGCGGTGTACTGGAGGCGCGTGGCGTGGTCCGGCGAGAGACAGTCGGCGATCAGTCGACGCCTGCTCTCCTCGATGTCGGCGTCCAGACGCAGCGGTGCGGTCCCGCGCGCGTAGGACTGGGCGGCGAGGGAGCGCGCCCTGGCGGTGGCCCCGGGGAAGGGGTGCAGCCCGCCCGTGAGCACCTGGTGGGCGAGGACGCCGAAGGCCCAGATGTCGGCGGTCGTCCGGACGACCGTGCCCCGCGCGTCGGTGCGCTGCGACCACCACTCGGGCGGCAGATGGTCGAGGGTGCCGAGCGGCGGCATGTGGGCGTGGGTGCCCTCCAGTTCCGCGGCGACCCCGAAGTCGGCGAGCCACACGTCGCCGTCCGCGCTCAACAGGATGTTGGCCGGTTTCAGATCGCCGTGCACCCATCCGGCACCGTGCATGTGCGCGAGACCGGCGGCCACCGAACGCAGTACGCGATCCGCGTCGGGCACCGGCCGGCCCGCCGGGGAGGCGTCCAGCACGTCCTGCAGGCTGCGCTCGGCACGGTCCATGACCAGGGCGATCGAACCGTCCAGACCGGGATGCTCGGGCGCCTCGACGGTGCACACCGCATGGGTCCGTACGAGGTTGGGGTGGTTCGCCTCCCGGCTGAACCGCACTTCGCGCTGGACGAGTTCACCGAGGGCGGCCCGCTGCCCCGGAGCCAGGGCGTCGGTGCGCAGCACCTTCACCGCGACCGGGGTGCCGTCGGCGACGGAACGCGCCTCGTGGACGGTGCCCCAGGCGCCGGATCCGATGGGTGCGCCGAGCTCCCAGCCGTCGATGCGGAAACCGGCGGGGAGGTGCGGGGAGGGGTCTGTGGGAGGGGTGCGGGGGGTCAATGCGGGGCCTTCTTCGTGGGGCGGAGGCGGGTGGGAGCCTTCCGCACTGGACGACGGTGTCACGCGGGAGCTTCCTGTACGGACCGGCGGCTCGCCGTCCGGCGCGGAAGCAGGGCGAGGTGCTCCTCGCGTACGAGGCCGAACCGGAGCGCCGACGCCACCAGTCGGGCCCGCTTGGCACCGGTACGGCCGCCCTGCTCCCCTTCCATGTCCCCCTGGTCCAGGCGCAGTTTCGCGAAGGACAGGTAGTCGATGTGGTAATTCACCGCGGAGCGGGACAGATCACGGCAGGAGTCCAGCGGACGCAGCCGTTCCGCGATCTCCCCCGCGCCGGGGAGCGTCGTGTCCGAGGGCTCGCGCAGCCGCGGCTCGCACAGCGCGACCAGGACGAGGAAGTACTTCGACGTCTGGTCGAGGGCGAAGGGGTTGACGGTCTGGTCGCCGGCACCCGGCACGGACCGCTCGTCGAGATAGGCGTGCTGCGGAGCGAACACCTTGAAGTCGACGGTCCCGTTCAGGGCGGGCAGCACGACACGGGAGAACTCGAAGGGGACCGGCGCGCCGAGACGGCCGGGGGCCACCGTGATGTACTCGCCGGCGCCCTCCAGGTTCTCCACCACATAACCGGCGGTCCGGCTGAAGTTGGACAGCCGCCAGTAGTCCTCGGCGGCCTCCAGCCGTCCGGCGCGCCGCGAGACGCCCGGGTCGGCGAGCACGACCGCCAGGTCCGCGGCCCCCGACCCGCCGCGCCCGAAGTCGGCCATGTCGCCGGGCCCCAGGTGCAGCAGCCCTGGTCCGGGCCCGCCTTCGCGTCGGTCGTACTCGTCGTCCGCCCACGACGGACCCGGTAATTGAACAATGATCGTTTCCACGACGGCTCTCCCCCGATGAGGTCGCCAGGATTGTAGTGCGCAGATCAACCACGGGCACCGGCGGCGGCCGGTTCTCGCCTCGCCGCCGTACGGGACCGCCTGCTCCCGATGCCCTAATGCCCCTTGGTACCCGGTGTCGCCCGCGCGAAGGAGCCGCCCTCTCACACCCCCGTGGCGGGAGGGCGGCTCCAGCACTTTCCCCGCAGCGGTCAGTAGAGCTTGTTGACCGCTGCGGTGGTCGTCTTCTTGAACGCCTTCACCGGCGCGTCGGAGAAGTCGCCCATCTGCCCCCAGTGCACGAGGGTGACGGCCCGGCCGTCCCGGCCGACCGAGTAGAGGTTGATGTCGGTGGCGCCCCAGGACGTCTCGGTGTGCAGGCCGTAGGCGTGGGCGCCCTCCTCGACCGACAGCTTGCCGTAGTCCTTCAGCGCGGCCTCGGTCTCCGGGTCGGACTGCTCGATCCGTGTGACGCACGCCCGGATGTCCTTGTTCAGCCGCGTGGCCAGAGCCTTGGCCTTGGCGTCGCTGCCGACGACGAAGGTGAGCTGCTGGGCGTTGGTCTCAAGGTCGGTCCGGAAGTCGCGGTACCGGGAGTCGTAGCCCGGCAGGGTCTCCTCGAAGCAGAACCGGAGCTCGTCCGGCACGCCGTCCGTGACCTTGCCCGCCCGCCAGGAGGACGTGGGGTGCGGGGGCAGCTGCGAGGCCGACAGGAACTTCGGCCACGCGGCCGCCTTCACCTTCGCCAAAGCGTTCGTGGCGGCGTGCTTCGAGACGCTCGCGTCCTTCCCTGCGGAGTCCTTCCCCGTGGCGTCGGCCGGGCCGGCGAGCACCGCACCGAAAGCGACGCTCGCGGCGACGAAGGTGGTGAGCGAGGCCGCTCGGGTGCGCTTGGACATGGGTCCCCCTGTGTACGAGTGCATGGCTGATCCACGCGGGTCGGTGAAGTGAGGTGCACATGGGAAGGATCCGTGTGCACGGGTGTCGACGCCGGTCCCGGTCGTGGGCTGCCACCGGGTGGTCGGTCCGGCGGCGGTCGGTGCGACACCAAGAGCATCAGCCGTCACTCGGGGCCTGCGCAACAGTCAACGCCGGATCCGCGACGGTGGAACCATCCCAGGCCATCTGACGTGCAGGTACATGGAGTGCCTGGGATGCCTTCCCGGGACTGGAACCGCCCCTTGACCACGGGGCCACGACGAGAAGCACGGGGGCACGGTGTCGACTCGGGACGACGACGTCGAGGAGTTCGCGGCACTGCTGAGGCGTCTGAAGGCGCGCGCGGACCGCAGTTACGGCGCCCTCGCGCGCCGGGTGAACATGAACACCTCGACGCTGCACCGCTACTGCGCCGGTGACGCGGTGCCGCTCGACTTCGCCCCCGTGGAGCGGTTCGCCGCACTGTGCGGGGCGACACCGGCCGAGCGGCTCGAACTCCACCGCCTCTGGATCCTGGCGGTGGCGGCACGACAGCGACCGCGGACGTCGGGGGCGCAGGAGAGTCCGGATCGGGATCCGGCGCTGGCCTCGGCTCCGGCTCCGGTCGCCGGC is drawn from Streptomyces liliifuscus and contains these coding sequences:
- a CDS encoding serine hydrolase — its product is MHRTARLRGTAGHVWRTLLASAAALLILTSGAAATPATAAAQAPAAAQIPDGVTAGVAVFDRQTGTFTEQVNASAQFRSASVVKLLLTLDFLWNRGPSYSIPAADRARLEPMLRSSDDNAANYYWSNYGGSAIITRMVRELGLTDTAPPPAGYEGYWGYTALSARDTVKIYRYLLDTAPAPVRDFVMGNLRQSTRCASDDFDQHFGIAGAFDRPWAVKQGWAGSSYPEGTCGTPDSAAATRATTGARTAAAPENRAADAVNLTRPALHTTGTVGAGDRTIVAVLTLHPDGTSYGKAYTDIGRLTRSLNVPGGVRPTGKWYGTWSEHVNVRRDPSTANPPMTQLPAGVEVLVGCQKKGQTVSVPPYNNEWWAYLPQYGGYISNIYISSPDNRLPDVPDCAGS
- a CDS encoding serine/threonine-protein kinase translates to MTPRTPPTDPSPHLPAGFRIDGWELGAPIGSGAWGTVHEARSVADGTPVAVKVLRTDALAPGQRAALGELVQREVRFSREANHPNLVRTHAVCTVEAPEHPGLDGSIALVMDRAERSLQDVLDASPAGRPVPDADRVLRSVAAGLAHMHGAGWVHGDLKPANILLSADGDVWLADFGVAAELEGTHAHMPPLGTLDHLPPEWWSQRTDARGTVVRTTADIWAFGVLAHQVLTGGLHPFPGATARARSLAAQSYARGTAPLRLDADIEESRRRLIADCLSPDHATRLQYTADVLKARVDELSGAPRRRRRLVPVVAGVLAGAVAVTGVLLLRGDDGEDDAGGSGTSAKPTVTGSPVAVAAGEIPPDSDVPAALRPVIVKAAHRCTDKEITPIVLAAMLKAESGFDAKAARPASEEFGIAMWTPSVFRAWAVDGDGDGDKDHMSPPDAISTMSLYVCWLDQRFKEAGLPEKDLVKLVVAGYRTSDRTIIEERGVPERVRPHVDKVMRYLADYER
- a CDS encoding FHA domain-containing protein; this translates as METIIVQLPGPSWADDEYDRREGGPGPGLLHLGPGDMADFGRGGSGAADLAVVLADPGVSRRAGRLEAAEDYWRLSNFSRTAGYVVENLEGAGEYITVAPGRLGAPVPFEFSRVVLPALNGTVDFKVFAPQHAYLDERSVPGAGDQTVNPFALDQTSKYFLVLVALCEPRLREPSDTTLPGAGEIAERLRPLDSCRDLSRSAVNYHIDYLSFAKLRLDQGDMEGEQGGRTGAKRARLVASALRFGLVREEHLALLPRRTASRRSVQEAPA